A part of Apodemus sylvaticus chromosome 19, mApoSyl1.1, whole genome shotgun sequence genomic DNA contains:
- the LOC127669623 gene encoding H-2 class I histocompatibility antigen, L-D alpha chain-like isoform X2, producing MEAMAPRTLLLLLAAALVPTQTRAGSHSMRYFETAVSRPGLGEPWYVEVGYVDDTQFVRFDSDAENPRMEPRAGWVEQEGPEYWERNTRNARGHEQWHRESLRNLRGYYNQSEAGSHTLQNMYGCDVDSDGRLLRGYRQFAYDGRDYIALNDDLKTWTAADMAAQISRRKLEQAGEAERRRAYLEGTCVEWLRRYLERGKETLLRTDPPKAHVTHHPRSEGDVTLRCWALGFYPADITLTWQLNGEELTQDMELVETRPSGDGTFQKWASVVVPLGKEQNYTCHVHHEGLSEPLTQRWEPPPSTDSNMVIIAGLVVLGAVAFIGVVVAVVLYRRRNTGGKRGDYAPASA from the exons ATGGAGGCGATGGCGCCTCGCacgctgctcctgctgctggcgGCCGCCCTGGTCCCGACCCAGACCCGCGCGG GCTCACACTCGATGCGGTATTTCGAGACCGCCGTGTCCCGGCCCGGCCTCGGGGAGCCCTGGTACGTGGAAGTCGGCTACGTGGACGACACGCAGTTCGTGCGCTTCGACAGCGACGCGGAGAATCCGAGGATGGAGCCGCGCGCGGGGTGGGTGGAGCAGGAGGGGCCGGAGTATTGGGAGCGGAACACACGGAACGCCAGGGGCCATGAGCAGTGGCACCGAGAGAGCCTGAGGAACCTGCGCGGCTACTACAACCAGAGCGAGGCCG GCTCTCACACACTACAGAACATGTATGGCTGTGACGTGGACTCGGACGGGCGCCTCCTCCGCGGGTACCGGCAGTTCGCCTACGACGGCCGCGATTACATCGCCCTGAACGATGACCTGAAAACGTGGACGGCGGCGGACATGGCGGCGCAGATCAGCCGACGGAAGTTGGAGCAGGCTGGTGAAGCAGAGAGACGCAGGGCCTACCTGGAGGGCACGTGCGTGGAGTGGCTCCGCAGATACCTGGAGCGCGGGAAGGAGACGCTGCTGCGCACAG ATCCCCCAAAGGCACATGTGACCCATCACCCCAGATCTGAAGGTGATGTCACCCTGAGGTGCTGGGCCCTGGGCTTCTACCCTGCTGACATCACCCTGACCTGGCAGTTGAATGGGGAGGAGCTGACCCAGGACATGGAGCTTGTGGAGACCAGGCCTTCAGGAGATGGAAccttccagaagtgggcatctgTGGTGGTGCCTCTTGGGAAGGAGCAGAATTACACATGCCATGTGCACCATGAGGGGCTGTCTGAGCCCCTCACCCAGAGATggg AGCCTCCTCCATCCACCGACTCCAACATGGTGATCATTGCTGGTCTGGTTGTCCTTGGAGCTGTGGCCTTCATTGGAGTTGTGGTGGCTGTTGTGTTGTATAGGAGGAGAAACACAG GTGGAAAAAGAGGGGACTATGCTCCAGCTTCAG CATGA
- the LOC127669623 gene encoding RT1 class I histocompatibility antigen, AA alpha chain-like isoform X1, with amino-acid sequence MEAMAPRTLLLLLAAALVPTQTRAGSHSMRYFETAVSRPGLGEPWYVEVGYVDDTQFVRFDSDAENPRMEPRAGWVEQEGPEYWERNTRNARGHEQWHRESLRNLRGYYNQSEAGSHTLQNMYGCDVDSDGRLLRGYRQFAYDGRDYIALNDDLKTWTAADMAAQISRRKLEQAGEAERRRAYLEGTCVEWLRRYLERGKETLLRTDPPKAHVTHHPRSEGDVTLRCWALGFYPADITLTWQLNGEELTQDMELVETRPSGDGTFQKWASVVVPLGKEQNYTCHVHHEGLSEPLTQRWEPPPSTDSNMVIIAGLVVLGAVAFIGVVVAVVLYRRRNTGGKRGDYAPASGRDGSQSSDMSLPDCKA; translated from the exons ATGGAGGCGATGGCGCCTCGCacgctgctcctgctgctggcgGCCGCCCTGGTCCCGACCCAGACCCGCGCGG GCTCACACTCGATGCGGTATTTCGAGACCGCCGTGTCCCGGCCCGGCCTCGGGGAGCCCTGGTACGTGGAAGTCGGCTACGTGGACGACACGCAGTTCGTGCGCTTCGACAGCGACGCGGAGAATCCGAGGATGGAGCCGCGCGCGGGGTGGGTGGAGCAGGAGGGGCCGGAGTATTGGGAGCGGAACACACGGAACGCCAGGGGCCATGAGCAGTGGCACCGAGAGAGCCTGAGGAACCTGCGCGGCTACTACAACCAGAGCGAGGCCG GCTCTCACACACTACAGAACATGTATGGCTGTGACGTGGACTCGGACGGGCGCCTCCTCCGCGGGTACCGGCAGTTCGCCTACGACGGCCGCGATTACATCGCCCTGAACGATGACCTGAAAACGTGGACGGCGGCGGACATGGCGGCGCAGATCAGCCGACGGAAGTTGGAGCAGGCTGGTGAAGCAGAGAGACGCAGGGCCTACCTGGAGGGCACGTGCGTGGAGTGGCTCCGCAGATACCTGGAGCGCGGGAAGGAGACGCTGCTGCGCACAG ATCCCCCAAAGGCACATGTGACCCATCACCCCAGATCTGAAGGTGATGTCACCCTGAGGTGCTGGGCCCTGGGCTTCTACCCTGCTGACATCACCCTGACCTGGCAGTTGAATGGGGAGGAGCTGACCCAGGACATGGAGCTTGTGGAGACCAGGCCTTCAGGAGATGGAAccttccagaagtgggcatctgTGGTGGTGCCTCTTGGGAAGGAGCAGAATTACACATGCCATGTGCACCATGAGGGGCTGTCTGAGCCCCTCACCCAGAGATggg AGCCTCCTCCATCCACCGACTCCAACATGGTGATCATTGCTGGTCTGGTTGTCCTTGGAGCTGTGGCCTTCATTGGAGTTGTGGTGGCTGTTGTGTTGTATAGGAGGAGAAACACAG GTGGAAAAAGAGGGGACTATGCTCCAGCTTCAG GCAGGGACGGCTCCCAGAGCTCTGATATGTCTCTCCCAGATTGTAAAG CATGA